A genomic stretch from Oncorhynchus gorbuscha isolate QuinsamMale2020 ecotype Even-year linkage group LG20, OgorEven_v1.0, whole genome shotgun sequence includes:
- the wdr74 gene encoding WD repeat-containing protein 74, whose protein sequence is MADKSQVCSVWVGSETGILKGVSLSKKQAFNFCEMSCLSRDQEVCVLGWGDEHETEVLVGSVNGTVKTFSTEKGIFTETRQCGESTQGRFTGIAVTDSALITCVETGLLRVWKEGSTDTVEINAGTNVCRMRQNPSQRNQVATGGKENGLKVWDLERPETPIFTSKNVRNDWLDMRVPEWVRDMSFIPDSDKIVTCTGHHQVRVYDPASPQRRPVLEAHFGEYPLTALSLPANQDSVVVGNTHGELAILDLRKGLVRGCLKGLAGGVRGLQCHPSLPLVATCGLDRFLRVHSLEDRSLQHKVYLKSRLNCVLLSSKDLELSSSAVTGDVEEVKEEGGEVDEVWDTMEMINDQAKKRATDEEEAVVTGVEKTTKKRKVVK, encoded by the exons ATGGCAGACAAAAGTCAAGTGTGCTCAGTATGGGTTGGATCGGAAACAGGGATATTAAAAG GAGTGAGCCTATCCAAAAAACAGGCTTTCAACTTCTGTGAGATGAGCTGCCTGAGCCGGGACCAGGAAGTGTGTGTCCTAGGCTGGGGAGATGAACATGagactgag GTACTGGTGGGGTCTGTGAATGGCACAGTGAAGACATTTAGCACAGAGAAGGGCATCTTCACTGAGACCAGACAGTGTGGGGAGAGCACCCAGGGCAGGTTCACAGGAATTGCTGTCACGGACAG TGCTCTGATCACGTGTGTGGAGACAGGACTGCTGAGGGTCTGGAAGGAGGGCAGCACAGACACA GTTGAGATAAATGCAGGGACGAATGTTTGTCGGATGCGACAGAATCCCTCACAGCGCAACCAAGTGGCCACAGGTGGGAAGGAGAATGGCCTAAAGGTCTGGGATCTGGAGAGGCCTGAAACACCCATTTTCACCTCTAAGAAT GTACGTAATGACTGGCTGGACATGCGAGTGCCAGAGTGGGTCAGAGACATGTCCTTCATCCCAGATTCTGACAAGATCGTCACCTGCACAGGTCAccaccag gtGCGAGTGTATGACCCAGCCTCTCCCCAGAGGCGTCCGGTTCTGGAGGCTCATTTTGGAGAGTACCCCCTCacagccctctccctccctgccaacCAAGACAGTGTTGTAGTGGGCAACACGCATGGTGAACTCGCCATCTTAGATTTGCGGAAAG GTCTGGTGCGTGGGTGTTTGAAGGGGCTGGCAGGAGGAGTGCGGGGGCTGCAgtgccacccctctctccctctggtggCTACCTGTGGTTTGGATCGCTTTCTGAGAGTACACAGCCTGGAGGACCGCTCCCTACAGCACaag GTGTATCTGAAGTCACGACTCAACTGTGTGCTTCTGTCCAGCAAAGATCTAGAG CTGAGCAGTTCAGCAGTAACCGGAGATGTGGAGGAAGTGAAAGAAGAGGGAGGTGAAGTGGATGAGGTGTGGGACACTATGGAGATGATAAATGACCAGGCTAAGAAGCGAGCAACAGACGAAGAGGAAGCCGTAGTTACAGGTGTAGAGAAGACTACGAAGAAAAGAAAAGTGGTCAAATGA